In one Umezawaea sp. Da 62-37 genomic region, the following are encoded:
- a CDS encoding CGNR zinc finger domain-containing protein encodes MRFGDYKDPVTTLAEDVVNSYRHSVGHDDLTRPLLDDMARARGWRGARATARDVAAVRALRPELREVFEARSVTAANATLAAARLAPELVRHDDLPWHLHLGRADATLPEWVAGNAAFALLAVVEQGGADRLHRCAGPDCHAVFVDLSRNQSRRFCSPAVCGNRVHVAAHRARKAPRE; translated from the coding sequence GTGCGTTTTGGTGATTACAAGGATCCGGTGACCACCCTGGCCGAGGACGTCGTCAACAGCTACCGGCACAGCGTCGGCCACGACGACCTCACCCGGCCGCTGCTCGACGACATGGCTCGCGCGCGGGGCTGGCGCGGCGCTCGCGCCACGGCTCGGGACGTCGCCGCCGTGCGGGCGCTGCGCCCGGAACTGCGGGAGGTCTTCGAAGCCCGGTCGGTGACAGCGGCCAACGCGACGCTGGCGGCCGCACGCCTGGCGCCGGAACTCGTGCGGCACGACGATCTGCCGTGGCACCTGCACCTCGGCCGTGCCGACGCGACGCTGCCGGAGTGGGTCGCGGGCAACGCGGCGTTCGCGCTGCTGGCCGTGGTGGAGCAGGGCGGGGCCGACCGGCTGCACAGGTGCGCCGGTCCCGATTGCCACGCCGTGTTCGTCGACCTCTCGCGCAACCAGTCGCGGCGGTTCTGCTCCCCCGCCGTGTGCGGCAACCGCGTGCACGTGGCGGCGCACCGCGCGCGGAAGGCGCCGCGCGAGTAG
- a CDS encoding AzlC family ABC transporter permease: MRTGRLQAIAPVAAAAFLFGVTFGVVATAAGFSVPAALVMSATTFGGAAQIGAASVLGASGGAAGAILTGVLLNLRYLPMGVTAAGAYRGPWWSRAAQAQLLGDETWALSRTPDGKHDSRLLLMSGAAVYVVWLAGTALGAISLGSVGDVSAWGLDMVSPAIFFALLWKQLTTARARIAAGASVAVALALVPFTPSGVPIAVASLVCLIGLAR; encoded by the coding sequence GTGCGGACCGGCAGACTGCAGGCCATCGCCCCGGTGGCCGCGGCGGCTTTCCTCTTCGGGGTGACCTTCGGCGTCGTGGCCACGGCAGCCGGGTTCTCGGTGCCCGCGGCGCTCGTGATGTCCGCGACCACGTTCGGCGGCGCGGCCCAGATCGGTGCCGCCAGCGTGCTGGGCGCCTCCGGCGGTGCGGCCGGGGCGATCCTCACCGGGGTGCTGCTCAACCTGCGCTACTTGCCGATGGGCGTCACGGCCGCGGGCGCCTACCGCGGCCCGTGGTGGAGCCGTGCCGCGCAGGCTCAGTTGCTCGGCGACGAGACGTGGGCGCTGTCCAGGACGCCCGACGGCAAGCACGACTCCCGGCTGCTGCTCATGTCCGGTGCCGCGGTGTACGTCGTGTGGCTCGCGGGCACCGCGCTCGGCGCGATCAGCCTGGGTTCCGTCGGCGACGTTTCCGCGTGGGGGCTGGACATGGTGAGTCCCGCCATCTTCTTCGCGTTGCTGTGGAAGCAGCTCACGACCGCGCGGGCGCGGATCGCCGCGGGTGCCTCGGTGGCGGTCGCGCTGGCGCTGGTGCCGTTCACCCCGTCGGGCGTGCCGATCGCGGTGGCGAGCCTGGTCTGCCTGATCGGACTGGCCCGATGA
- a CDS encoding AzlD domain-containing protein — translation MSPVWWVVVVLGAVTVVIKAVGPVALGGWTPSDRAGRVLALVSPVVLAALIAVQVFTTGQQFQVDARLVGLGAAVVALLLRAPLLVVVVCAVAATGVARLLVG, via the coding sequence ATGAGCCCCGTGTGGTGGGTCGTCGTCGTGCTCGGCGCCGTGACGGTCGTGATCAAGGCGGTCGGGCCCGTCGCACTCGGCGGGTGGACCCCGTCCGACCGGGCGGGCCGCGTGCTGGCGCTGGTGTCGCCGGTGGTGCTGGCCGCGCTCATCGCCGTGCAGGTCTTCACCACCGGGCAGCAGTTCCAGGTCGACGCCCGGCTGGTCGGCCTCGGCGCGGCGGTGGTGGCCCTGCTGCTGCGGGCGCCGCTGCTGGTCGTCGTGGTCTGCGCGGTGGCCGCGACCGGCGTCGCCCGGCTGCTCGTCGGTTGA
- a CDS encoding non-ribosomal peptide synthetase, which produces MDFPLTLPELFAASLARHGDRPAVGDDGTTLTYTELDTRSDLLANALLRDGVRVGENVGICLDRGALVVVAMLAVAKAGAAYLSIDADYPAARRDLMARDGAVRFMITHTGWASRVPDGVEPLEWDLDTTGEAVPVHVRVEPEDAACVLYTSGSTGEPKGIVFEHRNIAALAVNPSLPKLGPDDKVGQISSTSFDGITLEVWAALAAGAEIVVLPRMSSLLPIDLAQELKRRKVSMMLVPATVLNEVCRVDRDTFSSLRHLCSGGDVILPATCRALLGGKFTGDLYNLYGPSEITTAATAHRIVEVPDDAEAIPIGTAIDGYETYVVDEDMRPVRRGEPGELLIGGIGVARGYLGAARLTAQRFVPSPFGSPGTRVYATGDRVREDEAGELAFLGRLDGQYKIRGHRVEPAEVERALSRHPRVRQAAVLVEEFDGDRRLAGFVVPVSGDLSTAELREFLVDALPKHMVPASLTVIGKMPTTGNGKRDWDALSELRRRAAVRSASRVEPTTDTERWLVSLWERVLGVDDVGAEDDFFLLGGHSLLAFRARTAIVREFGVKVDSHVLFEHSTLRELALVIEEAKK; this is translated from the coding sequence ATGGACTTCCCTCTTACGCTGCCCGAACTCTTCGCGGCGAGCCTCGCGCGGCACGGTGATCGGCCCGCGGTCGGCGACGACGGCACGACGCTGACCTACACCGAACTCGACACCCGTTCCGACCTGCTCGCGAACGCCCTGCTGCGCGACGGGGTCCGCGTCGGTGAGAACGTCGGCATCTGCCTGGACCGGGGCGCGCTGGTCGTGGTGGCCATGCTCGCCGTCGCCAAGGCGGGCGCGGCGTACTTGTCGATCGACGCGGACTACCCGGCGGCGCGCCGCGACCTGATGGCGCGCGACGGCGCGGTCCGGTTCATGATCACCCACACGGGGTGGGCGAGCCGCGTGCCCGACGGCGTCGAACCCCTGGAGTGGGACCTCGACACGACCGGCGAGGCAGTGCCCGTGCACGTGCGCGTCGAGCCGGAGGACGCGGCCTGCGTGCTGTACACCTCCGGTTCCACCGGCGAGCCCAAGGGGATCGTCTTCGAGCACCGCAACATCGCCGCGCTCGCGGTCAACCCGAGCCTGCCCAAGCTGGGCCCCGACGACAAGGTCGGGCAGATCTCCAGCACCTCCTTCGACGGCATCACGCTGGAGGTGTGGGCGGCCCTCGCCGCGGGAGCGGAGATCGTGGTCCTGCCGAGGATGAGCTCGTTGCTGCCGATCGACCTGGCGCAGGAGCTCAAGCGGCGCAAGGTGAGCATGATGCTGGTGCCCGCCACCGTGCTCAACGAGGTGTGCCGGGTCGACCGCGACACGTTCTCCTCGCTGCGGCACCTGTGCAGCGGCGGCGACGTGATCCTGCCCGCCACCTGCCGGGCGCTGCTCGGCGGGAAGTTCACCGGCGACCTCTACAACCTCTACGGGCCGAGCGAGATCACCACGGCGGCGACCGCGCACCGGATCGTGGAGGTGCCCGACGACGCGGAGGCGATCCCGATCGGCACCGCGATCGACGGGTACGAGACCTACGTCGTGGACGAGGACATGCGGCCGGTGCGCCGCGGCGAGCCGGGGGAGCTGCTGATCGGCGGGATCGGCGTCGCACGGGGCTACCTGGGGGCGGCGCGGCTCACCGCGCAGCGGTTCGTGCCGAGCCCGTTCGGCTCACCGGGCACGCGCGTCTACGCGACCGGCGACCGGGTGCGCGAGGACGAGGCGGGCGAGCTCGCGTTCCTCGGCAGGCTCGACGGCCAGTACAAGATCCGCGGCCACCGGGTCGAACCCGCCGAGGTCGAACGCGCGCTGTCGCGCCACCCGCGGGTGCGCCAGGCCGCGGTGCTGGTCGAGGAGTTCGACGGCGACCGCAGGCTGGCCGGGTTCGTCGTGCCGGTCTCCGGCGACCTGTCCACCGCGGAGCTGCGCGAGTTCCTGGTCGACGCGCTGCCCAAGCACATGGTCCCGGCCTCGCTGACCGTGATCGGCAAGATGCCGACCACCGGCAACGGCAAGCGGGACTGGGACGCGCTGTCCGAGCTGCGGCGGCGCGCGGCGGTGCGGTCGGCGTCGAGGGTCGAACCCACCACCGACACCGAGCGCTGGCTGGTCTCGCTGTGGGAGCGCGTGCTCGGCGTGGACGACGTGGGGGCCGAGGACGACTTCTTCCTGCTGGGCGGCCATTCCCTGCTCGCGTTCCGGGCCCGCACGGCGATCGTCCGGGAGTTCGGCGTCAAGGTCGACTCCCACGTCCTGTTCGAGCACAGCACCCTCCGGGAGCTGGCCCTGGTGATCGAGGAGGCGAAGAAGTGA
- a CDS encoding cytochrome P450, whose translation MTTAQIDLGSTELFAEGDPYEAYRWLRHNAPVYWNPTPDGGFWALSKYEDISEAYLRPELYSSAKGTMLGGSYRSESDSASGQMLIATDPPRHQQLRKQVHNAGFAPAKMDHARAGVRACVNAALDKMIRDGGGDFATDISMALPTGVLAGTMALPPEHAARLQRLTRTMIGFRDLEYQDGLSATETLIRSQLDVFEFFFDLVEQRRERPGDDLVSNLIASEINGEPMSEAEILYNCMNVAVGGNETTAHTASWSVVTFVDHPEQYERLLADPGLLGTAMEEIFRWTATNTYVQRHATRPLVIRGRRIEEGDAITLWNSSANRDEDVFPEADVFDVARTPNKHLTFGVGRHHCIGAVIARLEMEILLGEMVRRQLRFRLAGPVERLHSNFAYGIRHLPVEIVS comes from the coding sequence GTGACGACGGCGCAGATCGACCTCGGATCGACCGAGCTGTTCGCCGAAGGCGACCCGTACGAGGCCTACCGGTGGTTGCGGCACAACGCGCCCGTGTACTGGAACCCGACGCCGGACGGCGGTTTCTGGGCGCTGTCGAAGTACGAGGACATCTCCGAGGCCTACCTGCGGCCGGAGCTCTACAGCTCGGCCAAGGGCACCATGCTCGGCGGGTCCTACCGCAGCGAGAGCGACTCGGCCTCCGGGCAGATGCTGATCGCCACCGACCCGCCGCGCCACCAGCAGCTGCGCAAGCAGGTGCACAACGCGGGCTTCGCCCCGGCGAAGATGGACCACGCCCGCGCGGGTGTGCGGGCGTGCGTCAACGCCGCACTGGACAAGATGATCCGCGACGGCGGCGGCGACTTCGCCACCGACATCTCGATGGCACTGCCTACCGGGGTGCTCGCCGGCACCATGGCGTTGCCGCCCGAGCACGCCGCGCGGCTGCAACGGCTGACCAGGACGATGATCGGCTTCCGCGACCTCGAGTACCAGGACGGCCTGTCCGCCACCGAGACGCTGATCCGCTCCCAGCTCGACGTCTTCGAGTTCTTCTTCGACCTCGTCGAGCAGCGCCGCGAGCGGCCGGGCGACGACCTGGTGAGCAACCTGATCGCCAGCGAGATCAACGGCGAGCCGATGAGCGAGGCGGAGATCCTCTACAACTGCATGAACGTCGCCGTCGGCGGCAACGAGACCACCGCGCACACCGCGTCCTGGAGCGTGGTCACGTTCGTCGACCACCCGGAGCAGTACGAGCGGCTGCTCGCCGACCCCGGCCTGCTCGGCACGGCGATGGAGGAGATCTTCCGCTGGACGGCGACCAACACCTACGTGCAGCGGCACGCGACCCGGCCGCTGGTGATCCGCGGTCGGCGCATCGAGGAGGGTGACGCGATCACGTTGTGGAACTCCTCGGCCAACCGGGACGAGGACGTCTTCCCCGAGGCCGACGTGTTCGACGTGGCGCGCACGCCCAACAAGCACCTGACCTTCGGCGTCGGGCGGCACCACTGCATCGGCGCGGTCATCGCCCGGCTGGAGATGGAGATCCTGCTCGGGGAGATGGTGCGGCGGCAGTTGCGGTTCCGGCTCGCCGGACCGGTGGAGCGGCTGCACTCGAACTTCGCCTACGGCATCCGCCACCTCCCGGTGGAGATCGTGTCGTGA
- a CDS encoding alpha/beta fold hydrolase, with translation MNWFAHAPASGEVRLRLLCFPYAGGSATVFRGWEAAVPDGVEVLAARLPGRADRWREEPFTDLDLLVDALAEPVSRYVDEPFAFFGHSMGALISFELARRLRRDHGREPAYLFVASCNPPLADVPMPVLASLDDEGLRAKLADLGLADDVLAEEELMEVMLPLVRADLHIADGYVDRDGEPLSCPMTAFRGRRDPMVDEADMAQWARGTTGPFALRSVEGAHLFDDPGWRDVLTAVSDELDSALLRKEA, from the coding sequence GTGAACTGGTTCGCGCACGCCCCCGCTTCCGGTGAGGTCCGCCTGCGGCTGCTGTGCTTCCCCTACGCGGGCGGCTCGGCGACGGTGTTCCGCGGCTGGGAGGCGGCGGTGCCCGACGGGGTGGAGGTGCTCGCGGCCCGGCTGCCCGGCAGGGCCGACCGGTGGCGCGAGGAACCGTTCACCGACCTGGACCTGCTCGTCGACGCCCTGGCGGAACCGGTGTCGCGCTACGTCGACGAGCCGTTCGCGTTCTTCGGGCACAGCATGGGCGCGCTGATCTCCTTCGAGCTCGCCCGCAGGCTGCGTCGCGACCACGGCCGTGAACCCGCGTACCTCTTCGTGGCCAGCTGCAACCCGCCCCTGGCCGACGTGCCCATGCCGGTGCTCGCCTCGCTCGACGACGAGGGGCTGCGCGCGAAGCTCGCCGACCTCGGCTTGGCCGACGACGTGCTGGCCGAGGAGGAGCTGATGGAGGTGATGCTGCCGCTGGTGCGGGCGGACCTGCACATCGCCGACGGCTACGTCGACCGCGACGGCGAACCGCTGAGCTGCCCGATGACCGCGTTCCGCGGGCGGCGCGACCCGATGGTGGACGAGGCCGACATGGCGCAGTGGGCGCGCGGCACCACGGGGCCGTTCGCGCTGCGGTCGGTGGAGGGCGCCCACCTGTTCGACGACCCGGGGTGGCGCGACGTGCTCACCGCCGTGTCGGACGAGCTCGACTCGGCACTGCTGCGGAAGGAGGCGTGA
- a CDS encoding MbtH family NRPS accessory protein has product MDTVVVVNDEEQYSVWSAATEPPAGWRTVGGPGTREECLARIDGLWTDMRPLSPRRRTG; this is encoded by the coding sequence ATGGACACGGTGGTGGTGGTCAACGACGAGGAGCAGTACTCGGTGTGGTCCGCGGCGACCGAACCGCCCGCGGGGTGGCGGACGGTCGGCGGACCCGGCACGAGGGAGGAGTGCCTGGCGCGGATCGACGGGCTCTGGACCGACATGCGACCGCTCAGCCCGCGTCGCCGAACGGGGTGA
- a CDS encoding helix-turn-helix domain-containing protein — protein sequence MLHAQRAMFDSLLSHGIPGVLARLTEATGEPSAVVRLPDQVLASAPAGHHWALDRLRSGEGRVVPVDLPRLRCALLTTGDGDLAVDLGNHAAGLVKLELAKQQAVRAGRRELVGQVIEDVVRSAITTREAASRLRAAGIDPAEAHSVLVFAGGAPTADPGVATAVATVGRYEAVVLHEEQPALEVARTLAEHNPHITSIGVGGPYRGVHGLRWAFIEAQEAAGRGPGVHEGRVINMPTLLMSNPDLPVREVAAKVLQPLTAFDAERGGELVRTLELFLGSGGSPQLTAKELFVHRNTVRYRLEQIERLTGLSLSSVEARVHLWLAMRAVTPFGDAG from the coding sequence GTGCTCCACGCGCAGCGCGCGATGTTCGACTCGCTGCTCTCGCACGGCATCCCCGGTGTGCTCGCCAGGCTCACCGAGGCGACGGGCGAGCCCTCGGCGGTGGTCCGGCTGCCCGACCAGGTGCTCGCGAGCGCGCCCGCGGGCCACCACTGGGCGCTCGACCGCCTGCGCAGCGGCGAGGGCAGGGTGGTGCCGGTGGACCTGCCGCGGCTGCGGTGCGCCCTGCTCACCACCGGGGACGGCGACCTCGCGGTCGACCTGGGCAACCACGCCGCGGGGCTGGTCAAGCTGGAGCTGGCGAAGCAGCAGGCCGTGCGGGCGGGCAGGCGGGAGCTGGTCGGGCAGGTGATCGAGGACGTCGTCCGGTCCGCCATCACCACCAGGGAGGCGGCGAGCAGGCTGCGGGCGGCCGGGATCGACCCGGCGGAGGCGCACAGCGTGCTCGTGTTCGCCGGGGGCGCGCCGACCGCCGACCCCGGCGTCGCCACGGCCGTCGCCACCGTCGGGCGCTACGAGGCAGTCGTGCTGCACGAGGAGCAGCCCGCGCTGGAGGTGGCGCGGACGCTCGCCGAGCACAACCCGCACATCACCTCCATCGGTGTCGGCGGCCCGTACCGGGGCGTGCACGGGCTGCGGTGGGCGTTCATCGAGGCCCAGGAGGCGGCGGGCCGCGGACCCGGCGTGCACGAGGGCCGGGTGATCAACATGCCGACGCTGCTGATGTCGAACCCCGACCTGCCCGTGCGCGAGGTGGCCGCGAAGGTGCTCCAGCCGCTCACCGCGTTCGACGCCGAACGCGGTGGCGAGCTGGTGCGCACCCTGGAGCTGTTCCTCGGGTCGGGCGGGTCGCCGCAGCTCACCGCGAAGGAGCTGTTCGTGCACCGCAACACCGTCCGCTACCGCCTTGAGCAGATCGAACGGCTCACCGGGCTCTCCCTGTCCTCGGTGGAGGCGCGCGTGCACCTGTGGCTGGCGATGCGCGCCGTCACCCCGTTCGGCGACGCGGGCTGA
- a CDS encoding dihydrofolate reductase family protein yields the protein MKLTTLTQITVDGVVQGNGGPGEDRRNGCERGGWARGKGDDGTREFITQAYQRADAFLFGRWTYEMFAGSWGANEGMRAHPIGVALDGKPKYVASTTLAEPSWGDTTVLSGDLAGAIEDLKAKPGGDLLVNGSGTLVRWLLANGLVDEMTLIVVPVVLGQGARLFPEAGPDIALDLVESRVDSKGVTIQVHRPAGRPRYAAL from the coding sequence ATGAAGCTGACGACCCTGACCCAGATCACCGTCGACGGAGTCGTGCAGGGCAACGGCGGGCCGGGGGAGGACCGCAGGAACGGGTGCGAGCGCGGCGGGTGGGCACGGGGGAAGGGCGACGACGGGACCAGGGAGTTCATCACCCAGGCCTACCAGCGCGCCGACGCGTTCCTGTTCGGCCGGTGGACCTACGAGATGTTCGCGGGCTCCTGGGGCGCGAACGAGGGGATGCGCGCCCACCCCATCGGCGTGGCGCTGGACGGGAAGCCCAAGTACGTCGCGTCGACCACGCTCGCCGAACCGAGCTGGGGGGACACGACCGTGCTCTCCGGTGACCTCGCGGGCGCCATCGAGGACCTGAAGGCCAAGCCCGGCGGCGACCTGCTGGTGAACGGCAGCGGGACCCTGGTCCGGTGGCTGCTGGCGAACGGCCTGGTCGACGAGATGACGCTGATCGTGGTCCCGGTCGTCCTGGGCCAGGGCGCGCGGCTGTTCCCGGAGGCGGGCCCGGACATCGCGCTCGACCTGGTCGAGTCGCGAGTCGACTCGAAGGGCGTGACGATCCAGGTCCACCGGCCCGCCGGGCGTCCGCGGTACGCGGCGCTCTGA
- a CDS encoding YciI family protein, with product MQYLVSVIDDKSDPGSTDGQPAISAFNERLIAGGYWVFAGGLADTDAATVVDNRGEQAVFSDGPFVESKEYLAGVWVWEAPDLDVALKLATEASKVCDRKIEVRPFR from the coding sequence ATGCAGTACCTGGTTTCCGTGATCGACGACAAGAGCGACCCCGGCAGCACGGACGGGCAGCCGGCCATCAGCGCGTTCAACGAACGGCTGATCGCCGGGGGCTACTGGGTCTTCGCGGGAGGACTGGCGGACACCGACGCGGCCACGGTCGTCGACAACCGGGGCGAGCAGGCGGTGTTCAGCGACGGGCCCTTCGTGGAGTCGAAGGAGTACCTCGCGGGCGTCTGGGTGTGGGAGGCCCCGGATCTGGACGTCGCGCTCAAGCTCGCCACCGAGGCGTCGAAGGTCTGCGATCGGAAGATCGAAGTGCGACCGTTCCGGTGA
- a CDS encoding DUF6596 domain-containing protein yields MSDVQGAITRAHREEWARVVAALTRRFGDLDIAEESAAEAFATAVERWPADGVPPNPGAWLTTTANRKAIDRIRRENKRDDKHKEALVAHDDDPSEPSGAIDDDRLRLIFTCCHPALAVESRLALTLRLVGGLTMPEIARAFLVAESAMGQRITRAKAKIKAARIPYRVPSAEDLPARVSGVLAVLFLVFNEGYLATGPDTDPVRHDLTAEAVRLTRLIRALLPDDGEVAGLLALMLLTEARRTARISATGELVALAEQDRGAWDAGLIAEGHRLVRERLAAAAAGVAPGRYQILAAINAVHTSARDVRDTDWSQVLALYNQLARLDPSPIVTLNRAIAVAELDGPEVALAAVDRLEDRLAGYHAYHVTRADLLRRLGRSQESRAAYDRAIGLAGNTAEIAYLTRRRDQLR; encoded by the coding sequence GTGAGCGACGTCCAGGGGGCGATCACCCGTGCCCACCGCGAGGAGTGGGCTCGGGTGGTCGCCGCGCTGACCCGGCGCTTCGGTGACCTCGACATCGCCGAGGAGTCGGCCGCCGAGGCGTTCGCGACCGCCGTCGAGCGGTGGCCCGCCGACGGTGTGCCGCCCAACCCCGGCGCGTGGCTGACCACCACCGCCAACCGCAAGGCCATCGACCGGATCCGGCGTGAGAACAAGCGCGACGACAAGCACAAGGAGGCCCTGGTGGCGCACGACGACGATCCGTCCGAGCCTTCGGGCGCCATCGACGACGACCGGCTGCGGCTGATCTTCACCTGCTGCCACCCGGCGCTGGCGGTGGAATCCCGCCTGGCGCTGACGCTGCGGTTGGTCGGCGGCCTGACCATGCCCGAGATCGCCCGCGCCTTCCTGGTGGCCGAGAGCGCCATGGGGCAGCGGATCACCCGCGCGAAGGCCAAGATCAAGGCGGCCCGCATCCCCTACCGGGTGCCGTCCGCCGAGGACCTCCCCGCACGCGTCTCCGGCGTGCTCGCCGTCCTCTTCCTCGTCTTCAACGAGGGCTACCTGGCCACCGGCCCCGACACCGATCCCGTGCGCCACGACCTGACCGCCGAGGCGGTCCGGCTCACCCGCCTGATCCGCGCCCTCCTGCCGGACGACGGCGAGGTGGCCGGGCTGCTGGCGCTGATGCTCCTCACCGAGGCCCGCCGCACCGCCCGGATCTCGGCCACCGGCGAACTGGTCGCCCTCGCCGAGCAGGACCGCGGGGCCTGGGACGCGGGGCTGATCGCCGAGGGCCACCGGCTGGTGCGCGAACGCCTCGCCGCCGCTGCCGCCGGGGTGGCTCCGGGGCGCTACCAGATCCTCGCGGCGATCAACGCCGTGCACACCTCCGCCCGCGACGTGCGCGACACCGACTGGTCGCAGGTCCTCGCCCTCTACAACCAGCTCGCCCGCCTCGACCCCTCGCCGATCGTCACCCTCAACAGGGCCATCGCGGTCGCCGAACTCGACGGCCCGGAGGTGGCGCTGGCGGCCGTCGACCGCCTTGAGGACAGGTTGGCCGGCTACCACGCCTACCACGTGACGCGCGCCGACCTGCTGCGCAGGCTGGGGCGGAGCCAGGAGTCGCGCGCCGCGTACGACAGGGCCATCGGGCTGGCGGGCAACACCGCCGAGATCGCCTACCTGACCCGCCGCCGCGACCAGTTGCGGTAG
- a CDS encoding MBL fold metallo-hydrolase, with protein MLTPVTEGVLVHESAFCRSNTVVVQGEAGVLLVDAGVHEDELTCLVGDLADLGRTAVAGFSTHPHWDHLLWHAGLGAAPRYGTARCAATVRDRLSGGIDARRFGIPEEVSLDLLGLVTGLPADAARIPWDGPEVRIVEHRAHAPGHAALVVRERGVLVAGDMLSDVLVPMLDLNGTADPIGDYLTALRLLEDVLGDVDVVVPGHGSVCGADEARARIDRDRAYAHALRDGLDPADPRVGPSAEPGWEWVADVHAGQLQRLSR; from the coding sequence GTGCTGACGCCGGTCACGGAGGGCGTGCTGGTCCACGAGAGCGCTTTCTGCCGGAGCAACACCGTTGTCGTGCAAGGCGAAGCCGGTGTGCTGCTCGTCGACGCCGGGGTGCACGAGGACGAATTGACCTGCCTCGTGGGCGATCTGGCGGACCTGGGGCGGACCGCGGTAGCGGGCTTCTCGACGCATCCGCACTGGGATCACCTGCTCTGGCACGCCGGTCTCGGCGCCGCGCCCCGTTACGGCACCGCGCGCTGCGCGGCGACCGTCCGGGATCGGCTGTCGGGCGGGATCGACGCCCGCCGGTTCGGCATCCCCGAGGAGGTTTCCCTCGACCTGCTCGGTCTCGTCACGGGCCTGCCCGCCGACGCGGCGCGGATCCCGTGGGACGGCCCGGAGGTCCGGATCGTCGAGCACCGGGCGCACGCCCCCGGTCACGCGGCGCTGGTGGTCCGGGAACGCGGCGTCCTCGTCGCGGGCGACATGCTTTCCGACGTCCTGGTCCCGATGCTCGACCTGAACGGCACCGCCGACCCGATCGGCGACTACCTCACCGCGTTGCGGTTGCTGGAGGACGTGCTGGGCGACGTCGACGTCGTCGTCCCCGGTCACGGATCCGTTTGCGGGGCCGACGAGGCACGTGCGCGGATCGACCGGGATCGGGCGTACGCGCACGCCCTGCGCGACGGCCTGGATCCCGCCGACCCGCGGGTCGGCCCGTCGGCCGAACCCGGCTGGGAATGGGTGGCCGACGTGCACGCGGGGCAACTTCAACGCCTGTCCCGGTGA
- a CDS encoding dihydrofolate reductase family protein — protein MGRFVYWMNVSLDLRIEQVPGDNGAGEWLRIGEELHREFNARARELAVMVQGRVMYETMEEYWPRARGDASLPEVLREYGEIWTSTPKVLVSRTRLDADHNTRVIGGDDAIEQLAALRAGTDGTIGVGGATLATQLLRAGLLDELLLFTHPSFLGFGRPLFDDHDRPIDLDLLEQRSFEQGVTMHRYAVRDAKAAGPC, from the coding sequence ATGGGCCGCTTCGTCTACTGGATGAACGTGTCCCTCGACCTGCGCATCGAGCAGGTTCCGGGGGACAACGGCGCGGGCGAGTGGCTGCGCATCGGCGAGGAGCTGCACCGCGAGTTCAACGCGCGGGCGCGGGAACTCGCGGTGATGGTCCAGGGCCGGGTCATGTACGAGACGATGGAGGAGTACTGGCCGCGGGCGCGCGGGGACGCGTCGCTGCCGGAAGTCCTGCGCGAGTACGGCGAGATCTGGACCAGCACGCCGAAGGTGCTCGTCTCCCGCACCCGCCTCGACGCCGACCACAACACGCGCGTCATCGGCGGGGACGACGCGATCGAGCAGCTCGCCGCGCTCCGGGCCGGGACCGACGGCACCATCGGGGTCGGCGGCGCGACGCTGGCCACGCAGCTCCTCCGCGCCGGGCTGCTGGACGAGCTGCTGCTCTTCACCCACCCCTCCTTCCTCGGGTTCGGCAGGCCGCTGTTCGACGACCACGACCGGCCGATCGACCTCGACCTGCTGGAGCAGCGGTCGTTCGAGCAGGGCGTCACGATGCACCGCTACGCCGTCCGCGACGCGAAGGCCGCGGGCCCGTGCTGA
- a CDS encoding helix-turn-helix domain-containing protein, protein MVEPRSDCPINAAVEVLGDRWSLLVLRDVVFADRRYFRALLTGSVEGIATNILADRLVRLVEAGILTRGTAARGQRARYSLTEAGIRTLPIMYALGDWGLDWRPGGGELRSRQQLMRDEGPAFVEELMDDLRTRHLDTPPRPRDGPGPFERLAAARAAAAEREQADRR, encoded by the coding sequence ATGGTGGAGCCACGATCCGACTGCCCGATCAACGCCGCCGTCGAGGTGCTCGGAGACCGCTGGTCGCTGCTCGTGCTGCGCGACGTCGTCTTCGCCGACCGCCGCTACTTCCGCGCGCTGCTCACCGGGTCGGTCGAGGGCATCGCCACGAACATCCTCGCCGACCGCCTCGTGCGGCTCGTCGAGGCGGGCATCCTCACCCGCGGCACCGCGGCACGGGGGCAGCGCGCCCGCTACAGCCTCACGGAAGCCGGCATCCGGACGCTCCCCATCATGTACGCCCTCGGCGACTGGGGCCTCGACTGGCGCCCCGGCGGCGGCGAACTCCGGAGCAGGCAGCAGCTCATGCGCGACGAGGGCCCGGCGTTCGTCGAGGAACTCATGGACGACCTCCGCACCCGCCACCTCGACACCCCACCGCGACCACGCGACGGTCCCGGCCCGTTCGAACGCCTCGCCGCCGCCCGCGCCGCGGCCGCCGAGCGGGAACAGGCCGATCGGCGGTGA